The proteins below are encoded in one region of Micromonospora yangpuensis:
- a CDS encoding DUF397 domain-containing protein has protein sequence MDLSRVTWRKSTRSGSSGNCVEVATLSPTVLVRDSKDQHGPVLLVASGQWTGFVKGIKAGTFG, from the coding sequence ATGGACCTGTCTCGCGTCACCTGGCGTAAGAGCACCAGGTCCGGCTCCAGCGGAAACTGCGTCGAGGTCGCCACGCTGTCCCCGACCGTTCTGGTCCGGGACAGCAAGGACCAGCATGGGCCGGTTCTATTGGTTGCCTCAGGACAGTGGACCGGCTTCGTCAAGGGGATCAAGGCCGGCACCTTCGGGTAG
- a CDS encoding YciI family protein translates to MRFETTWLVTATFAADAARRREPYRAAHLDHVGALLASGTALVAGARADLRASVLVLRAADATAARTLLEHDPYWQHRVWTAIEVVEFLAATPPSLGRS, encoded by the coding sequence GTGAGGTTCGAAACCACCTGGCTGGTCACCGCCACCTTCGCCGCCGACGCGGCCCGCCGCCGCGAGCCGTACCGGGCCGCCCACCTGGACCACGTCGGCGCGCTGCTGGCCAGCGGCACCGCGCTGGTCGCCGGGGCCCGGGCCGACCTGCGCGCCTCGGTGCTGGTGCTGCGGGCGGCCGACGCGACGGCGGCCCGCACCCTGCTCGAACACGATCCGTACTGGCAACACCGGGTGTGGACGGCCATCGAGGTGGTCGAATTCCTCGCCGCCACCCCGCCGTCCCTCGGGAGGTCTTGA
- a CDS encoding helix-turn-helix domain-containing protein, translating into MPPRQSPTVRRRRLALTLRQLRDRAGITSAEAARRVDHDASWLSRIETAEVRPHPNDVRALLSLYGVEGAQAEAVIAVARQAKQRGWWQRYTDVLPDWFAEYVGMESEASVIRTYECQMVPGLLQTEQYARAAFEGAPVPMRGDEVERQVALRLERQAILTGEDPPMLRVVIDEGAARRVVGGPEVLQQQLERLVEESTRSNVHVQLLPYSAGVGFDGSFVILDFPPMPEPYPDAAEERMVYVDTLTGALYLERPGEITAYAAAHEQLQALALAPKPTRDTLRSIAADLTG; encoded by the coding sequence ATGCCTCCCCGTCAGAGCCCTACGGTCAGACGCCGACGCCTGGCGCTTACCCTGCGACAGCTCCGCGACAGAGCAGGGATTACGTCAGCGGAAGCGGCGAGGCGTGTCGACCACGACGCGAGCTGGCTCAGCCGAATCGAGACGGCCGAGGTTCGGCCACACCCAAACGACGTGCGAGCCCTGCTGTCGCTGTACGGCGTGGAGGGTGCCCAGGCCGAAGCGGTAATCGCGGTAGCCCGTCAGGCGAAACAGCGTGGTTGGTGGCAGCGGTACACCGACGTCCTGCCGGACTGGTTCGCCGAGTACGTCGGGATGGAGTCCGAGGCCTCCGTCATTCGCACCTACGAGTGTCAGATGGTCCCCGGCCTGTTGCAGACCGAGCAGTACGCGCGGGCAGCCTTCGAGGGTGCGCCGGTTCCGATGCGAGGCGACGAGGTCGAGCGCCAGGTCGCATTGCGGTTGGAGCGGCAAGCCATCTTGACGGGGGAGGACCCGCCGATGCTGCGGGTGGTCATCGATGAGGGCGCGGCCCGTCGGGTGGTGGGCGGTCCGGAGGTACTGCAACAGCAGCTCGAACGACTGGTGGAGGAGTCGACGCGGAGCAACGTCCACGTTCAGTTGCTGCCCTACTCGGCCGGCGTTGGGTTCGATGGAAGCTTCGTGATTCTCGATTTTCCGCCGATGCCCGAGCCCTACCCGGACGCCGCCGAGGAACGCATGGTCTACGTGGACACTTTGACCGGGGCGCTGTACCTGGAGCGGCCAGGGGAGATCACCGCCTACGCTGCGGCGCACGAACAACTACAAGCCCTTGCGCTGGCACCCAAACCCACGCGAGATACGCTGCGTTCGATCGCGGCAGACCTGACGGGCTAG
- a CDS encoding sulfite exporter TauE/SafE family protein: MDPVEVVLMLAAGFAAGAIGAMAGGGGLLSFPALIAVGIPPVAATVTNTVALCTGNLTAAVATRSDLPQVRQWALLLPTTVVGTLAGCLILLGTPARVFETVVPFLVLGATAMLALQGPLWRLVGHPRDLGPRRRAWTLHAVVGVTSVYCGYFAQALGLMLISGLTLALDTTLARINALKNLLSGMMGVTTIGVFGLFGPVNWAAAALLAPAAIAGGYVGARWARRLPATLLRAVIVVVGTAVGLYLLVDHHYQG; the protein is encoded by the coding sequence GTGGATCCGGTCGAGGTGGTGCTGATGCTGGCCGCCGGTTTCGCCGCCGGGGCCATCGGGGCGATGGCCGGAGGCGGCGGACTGCTCAGCTTCCCGGCGTTGATCGCGGTCGGAATCCCGCCGGTGGCGGCGACCGTCACCAACACGGTCGCCCTCTGCACCGGCAACCTGACCGCCGCCGTGGCCACCCGCAGCGACCTGCCTCAGGTACGCCAGTGGGCGCTCCTGCTGCCCACCACCGTCGTCGGCACCCTGGCCGGCTGTCTGATCCTGCTGGGCACGCCGGCCCGGGTCTTCGAGACGGTCGTACCGTTCCTGGTGCTGGGGGCGACCGCGATGCTGGCCCTGCAGGGTCCACTGTGGCGGCTGGTCGGTCATCCCCGCGACCTCGGGCCGCGCCGTCGGGCCTGGACCCTGCACGCCGTGGTCGGAGTCACCTCGGTCTACTGCGGCTACTTCGCCCAGGCGCTCGGGCTGATGCTGATCTCCGGGCTGACCCTGGCCCTGGACACCACGCTGGCCCGGATCAACGCGCTGAAGAACCTCCTGTCCGGGATGATGGGGGTGACCACCATCGGCGTCTTCGGGCTGTTCGGGCCGGTGAACTGGGCCGCCGCCGCGCTGCTCGCCCCGGCCGCCATCGCCGGCGGGTACGTCGGTGCCCGGTGGGCGCGCCGCCTACCGGCGACCCTGCTGCGGGCCGTGATCGTCGTCGTCGGCACGGCCGTCGGCCTCTACCTGCTGGTCGACCACCACTATCAGGGCTGA
- a CDS encoding DUF397 domain-containing protein, which yields MTTLTWKKSTRSNAGGDCVEVATPPQLVLVRDSKDQQGPVLSFTSGQWTGFVRGIKVGTFDA from the coding sequence ATGACCACGCTCACCTGGAAGAAGAGCACGCGTAGTAACGCCGGTGGGGACTGCGTCGAGGTTGCCACACCACCCCAGCTCGTCCTGGTCCGGGACAGCAAGGACCAGCAGGGGCCGGTGCTGTCGTTCACCTCCGGACAGTGGACCGGCTTCGTCCGAGGGATCAAGGTCGGCACCTTCGACGCGTGA
- a CDS encoding SDR family oxidoreductase, whose protein sequence is MTGDNPAAGLLVGRRVVVVGGASGIGLATVRAAAAAGAAVAVLDADADGAAEAAAQARAAGADAYAHTVDVTAEPQVAAALDAAAADLGGLDAVLHVAGVMRGQGTDVADLPLELWQRVVAVNLTGPFLVAKHAVRHLGGGDGVLVLVGSKAGVLAGSGSVPYGASKGGLHGLALTLARQLGPRGIRVHTLCPGDIDTPLMRRSLDEARANGTDSGQVTRIEAALGRPEDVASVLTLLAAPVAAGIAGTVYTG, encoded by the coding sequence GTGACCGGCGACAACCCGGCGGCCGGCCTGCTGGTCGGCCGCCGGGTGGTCGTCGTCGGAGGCGCATCCGGCATCGGCCTGGCCACCGTCCGGGCCGCCGCCGCGGCTGGCGCGGCCGTGGCGGTGCTCGACGCCGACGCCGACGGTGCCGCCGAGGCCGCCGCGCAGGCCCGGGCGGCCGGGGCGGACGCCTACGCGCACACCGTCGACGTCACCGCCGAGCCGCAGGTAGCCGCCGCGCTGGACGCCGCCGCCGCCGACCTCGGCGGCCTCGACGCGGTGCTGCACGTCGCGGGCGTGATGCGCGGGCAGGGCACCGACGTCGCCGACCTGCCGCTGGAGCTGTGGCAACGGGTCGTCGCGGTCAACCTCACCGGGCCGTTCCTGGTCGCCAAGCACGCCGTACGGCACCTGGGCGGCGGCGACGGGGTGCTCGTGCTGGTCGGCTCCAAGGCGGGCGTGCTCGCCGGCAGCGGGTCGGTACCCTACGGCGCGAGCAAGGGAGGACTGCACGGCCTGGCGCTGACGCTGGCCCGCCAGCTCGGTCCACGCGGGATCCGGGTGCACACGCTCTGTCCGGGCGACATCGACACGCCGCTGATGCGACGGTCGCTGGACGAGGCGCGGGCCAACGGCACCGACAGCGGTCAGGTCACCCGGATCGAGGCGGCCCTGGGTCGCCCCGAGGACGTGGCGTCGGTGCTGACGCTGCTGGCCGCGCCGGTCGCCGCCGGCATCGCCGGCACCGTCTACACCGGCTGA